Proteins found in one bacterium genomic segment:
- a CDS encoding carboxypeptidase-like regulatory domain-containing protein, producing the protein MTAKLFPIVVALLLVFGYAQSAHASACAEPTMSIFFVNGIGNTREEARQSTKVLADHLYTHAEVTPECVQVGLAYNHNEPLFLDWVEAWEQKMAEVDDFMVTFWLFLGRVAGASDVFLATLYNAVTLIDPPAYLIDADLDEHLAAYRSEITVGRKVIAVPHSQGNFYANEAWEKLTPEERASFHIVAAATPSVSVADGGPYTTLDEDKLIAAIPLSLPSNLTNGSDFSCEDDWKCHGFKETYLKASAASEDKIVEDILALLIVPPPPSPEEFAELRGTVTYQIRPDDPIIPAVGASSTLLAAPVGVRVYQYATTSVDADGHYSYQNLPLGRYVLRLEHPTISLNFIFFLGMIIDQPKTYIQDIHWGPLPPEAWDCLPLCAE; encoded by the coding sequence ATGACGGCGAAATTGTTTCCCATCGTCGTTGCGCTGCTTCTTGTTTTCGGCTATGCACAGTCAGCGCACGCTTCCGCGTGCGCTGAACCGACAATGTCAATCTTTTTCGTAAACGGGATTGGCAACACTCGTGAGGAAGCGCGGCAATCTACGAAGGTTCTGGCAGACCATCTTTACACACATGCCGAAGTCACGCCGGAGTGCGTTCAAGTGGGTCTCGCCTACAATCACAACGAACCCCTTTTTCTCGACTGGGTTGAGGCGTGGGAGCAGAAGATGGCGGAGGTGGACGACTTTATGGTCACGTTTTGGCTCTTCCTCGGTAGAGTCGCTGGCGCATCGGACGTGTTCCTCGCGACACTCTATAACGCCGTCACCCTTATTGACCCGCCAGCATACCTCATCGACGCCGATCTTGATGAGCACCTCGCCGCCTATCGCAGCGAAATCACCGTAGGCCGCAAAGTGATCGCTGTCCCACACTCTCAAGGAAACTTTTATGCGAACGAAGCATGGGAAAAGCTTACCCCAGAAGAGCGCGCGTCTTTCCACATCGTCGCTGCCGCAACTCCGTCGGTGAGCGTGGCAGATGGCGGCCCCTACACGACGCTCGATGAAGACAAGCTGATCGCCGCCATTCCGCTCTCACTTCCCTCAAACCTCACGAACGGCTCCGACTTCTCCTGCGAGGACGACTGGAAGTGCCATGGGTTCAAGGAGACGTATCTCAAGGCGAGTGCGGCGAGCGAAGACAAAATCGTCGAGGACATTCTCGCTTTGCTCATCGTCCCCCCTCCGCCTTCGCCCGAGGAGTTCGCGGAGCTTCGCGGCACCGTGACCTACCAAATCAGACCTGATGATCCGATTATCCCCGCAGTCGGCGCGTCGTCCACCCTGCTTGCGGCGCCGGTCGGCGTTCGTGTTTACCAATACGCGACGACCAGCGTTGATGCGGACGGCCACTATAGCTACCAGAATCTTCCTCTGGGACGCTACGTCCTTCGTTTAGAGCATCCCACGATCAGCCTGAACTTTATTTTTTTCCTCGGTATGATTATTGATCAGCCGAAGACCTACATTCAGGATATACACTGGGGGCCGCTGCCGCCAGAGGCATGGGATTGTCTACCGCTGTGTGCGGAGTGA